Proteins encoded by one window of Elaeis guineensis isolate ETL-2024a chromosome 12, EG11, whole genome shotgun sequence:
- the LOC105034276 gene encoding uncharacterized protein: protein MALEASPPLLHIHHEENGSGVGREGFWSEDIVKSVIDAGLDAIVTSFSLISSISASRLSSVDVLVLGFANLVAGGISMGFGDLVSTSTEKEMAKKERATTEKDVSSSISSQQTQLLSTYQALGMDLEDAKTVVNVLSKYQDILVDEKMTARKGMLPPRQTEKPWKSGLITFASFILFGSVPLLSFVILIPFTGDDSTKFLGACLLSALALALLGLARAKISGHYVHSVAATLFNGCIAATCAYLIGWMLRNVAGLHD, encoded by the exons ATGGCTTTGGAGGCATCTCCCCCTTTGCTCCACATACATCACGAAGAGAACGGTAGTGGTGTTGGGAGAGAAGGCTTTTGGAGTGAGGATATCGTCAAGAGTGTAATCGATGCGGGTCTTGACGCCATCGTAACCTCCTTTTCTCTCATCTCTTCCATCTCGGCTAGTCGCCTCTCCTCTG TTGATGTCTTGGTGCTGGGATTTGCAAATTTGGTAGCTGGTGGCATATCGATGGGTTTTGGAGATCTTGTATCAACCAGCACTGAGAAAGAGATGGCCAAGAAGGAGAGGGCGACGACTGAAAAGGATGTGAGCAGCTCCATCAGCTCCCAGCAGACTCAGTTGCTCTCCACGTACCAAGCATTAGGGATGGACTTAGAGGACGCCAAAACA GTGGTGAATGTGCTCTCAAAATACCAAGACATATTGGTGGATGAGAAGATGACTGCCCGGAAAGGGATGCTGCCACCTCGCCAGACTGAGAAGCCGTGGAAGAGCGGGCTCATCACCTTTGCATCCTTCATCTTGTTTGGCAGTGTTCCTCTCCTCTCCTTCGTCATCCTCATTCCATTCACAGGGGATGATTCCACCAAGTTCCTTGGGGCATGCCTTCTCTCGGCCCTTGCTCTTGCACTCCTCGGGCTGGCCAGGGCCAAAATCTCGGGGCACTACGTGCACTCTGTCGCAGCCACTCTATTCAATGGTTGCATTGCAGCAACCTGTGCATACTTGATAGGATGGATGCTTCGGAATGTGGCTGGCTTGCATGACTAA